Genomic DNA from Haloplanus aerogenes:
CTCGACGAGGTCGACGAGGCGTACCAGCGGATGCTCGACAACGACGCCCGCTTCCGGGCCGTCCTCGACATCTCGTAGCGGTCGTCAGCGACCGATCCGTTCGGCCGATCACACGAGACCCGCTCTGTTGGCTCCTCGCCCCCCTACGGGCCCGCTCTTCCAGTATCACCCGAGATAATTCGTGCAATAGATATATACGGATCAAACCGAGTCTCGGCAGTAGTTACCGAGACCCATGACAGTATCCCAACAGTCTGGACGGCCGGCGGACGAGTTTTCTCTCTCGTTCGACCGGATCATCGGCCGTATCGGCGCCCCTATCTTCATCCTTGATGCCGATCACGAGGTGGTCCTCTGGAACGGGGGAATGGAGGCGCTGACGGGGAGCAGCGAGGCCGACGCTCGTGCAGCCGATTCCGTCGGCGAGGCGTGGTACCAGGACGGTCGGCGGGCGAAGACGCTCGCGGACAAGGTGCTCGAAGCTCCGGAAGACGCCCACCGCGAGTTCGACGTCGACCGCATCGACGACGGTGATCACCCCGAGTATCGTGATCGGAGTACGTTCACCGACGCACGCGGCGACACGCGGCACATCGAGTTCAGCGCGTCGCCGCTGTACGAGAACGGCGAACTCGCCGGCGTGGTCGAACTCGTCAAGGACCGCACCGAGGACGTGCGCCGCCGCCAGCGGGTCGAGGATCTGGTCGAGGAAGTCACCGCCACCATGCACGCGATTCAGCGCGGCGAACTCGGTGCGCGCGCTAACTTCGACGCCGACGAGTACGTGGACGAGGAACTGCTGACGGTCGTCGACTCGCTGAACGAGATGGGGGCGACGCTCGACGGCCTCGTCGCCGACGTCGACGAACAGACCCGCGAACTCCGGGAGATCACGCAGGAGGTCGCGGACAGCGCGACCAAGATGGAGGAAATCGCCGACGAACAGGCCGACCGCACCGAGGAGGTGGCGGGCGAGGTGTCGAACCTCAGTGCGACCATCGAGGAAGTCGCCTCCACGGCCGACTCCGTTGCCGACACGAGTCGGCAGGCGCGCGACCACGCCGAGGGCGGGCGCGAAGTCAGCGCCGAGGCCCGCGACGTGATGTCGTCGGTCCGAACGTCGAGTCAGGAGGTGCGCTCCGACGTCGACGACCTCAGCGACACCGTCGACGAAATCGACGAAGTGATCGAGGTGATCAACGACATCGCGGATCAGACGAACCTGCTCGCGCTGAACGCCAACATCGAGGCGGCGCGCGCCGACCGCGACAGCGACGGGTTCGCCGTCGTCGCCAACGAGATCAAGTCGCTGGCTCAGCAGGCCCAGGACCAGGCCGGCGAGATCGAGTCGATGATCGTCGACGTGCAACAGCGCACGGACCAGACGGTCGACAGCCTCGAGACGACCGAGGATCAGATCGACGACGGCGTCGCGGAGGTCGAAGCCGGGATGCAGAAACTCGACGAGATCGTCGAGGCCGTCGGCGAGGCCGTGGCGGGCATCCAGGAGGTGTCGACGGCGACGGACGAACAGGCCGCGAGCGCCGAGGAGATCGCTGCCATGGTCGACGACGCCCGCGACCGCGCCGACCGGGTCGCCGAGGAGGTCCGGCAGGTCGCACAGGCCGCCCAGCGCCAGACCGAGAAAGTCGAAGAGATCGAACGCAGCGTCGGCCAGCTGCGCGGTGACTCCTCCTGA
This window encodes:
- a CDS encoding methyl-accepting chemotaxis protein — encoded protein: MTVSQQSGRPADEFSLSFDRIIGRIGAPIFILDADHEVVLWNGGMEALTGSSEADARAADSVGEAWYQDGRRAKTLADKVLEAPEDAHREFDVDRIDDGDHPEYRDRSTFTDARGDTRHIEFSASPLYENGELAGVVELVKDRTEDVRRRQRVEDLVEEVTATMHAIQRGELGARANFDADEYVDEELLTVVDSLNEMGATLDGLVADVDEQTRELREITQEVADSATKMEEIADEQADRTEEVAGEVSNLSATIEEVASTADSVADTSRQARDHAEGGREVSAEARDVMSSVRTSSQEVRSDVDDLSDTVDEIDEVIEVINDIADQTNLLALNANIEAARADRDSDGFAVVANEIKSLAQQAQDQAGEIESMIVDVQQRTDQTVDSLETTEDQIDDGVAEVEAGMQKLDEIVEAVGEAVAGIQEVSTATDEQAASAEEIAAMVDDARDRADRVAEEVRQVAQAAQRQTEKVEEIERSVGQLRGDSS